One Phoenix dactylifera cultivar Barhee BC4 chromosome 8, palm_55x_up_171113_PBpolish2nd_filt_p, whole genome shotgun sequence genomic window carries:
- the LOC103702939 gene encoding mitochondrial carrier protein MTM1 isoform X3, producing MPTSEASSSSFSSSSPYRLSSSDADLGFGERAFSAAGAAVLSAILVNPLDVAKTRLQAQAAGVPYDLSQQHAIRCYPSCNPGGIHGSGSVCPPDCFQYRGTLDVFYKVIRQEGFARLWRGTNASLALAVPTVGIYLPCYDILRNWIEEFTTHSSPNLTPYAPLVAGSISRSLACLACSPIELARTRMQAFKESRTGARPPGMWRTLLGVLSPHRSTNYIGNLQGYRVLWTGVGAQLARDVPFSAICWSTLEPTRRSLLGLVGEEGNAASVLGANFLAGFVAGSLAAAATCPLDVAKTRCQIELSKLVSLGC from the exons ATGCCGACATCCGAGGCCTCGTCTTCCTCCTTTTCCTCGTCGTCCCCTTACCGCTTGTCGTCCTCCGACGCCGACCTGGGCTTCGGCGAGCGAGCCTTCTCCGCTGCTGGAGCTGCCGTCCTCTCCGCGATCCTCGTGAATCCTCTCGATGTCGCTAAG ACAAGATTGCAGGCACAAGCAGCTGGAGTACCGTATGATCTTTCACAACAACATGCT ATTAGGTGTTACCCATCATGCAACCCAGGTGGAATCCATGGTTCAGGGTCTGTTTGTCCTCCTGACTGTTTTCAGTACAGGGGAACACTGGATGTATTCTACAAGGTCATTAGACAG GAAGGATTTGCTAGATTGTGGAGGGGTACAAACGCGAGCCTAGCTTTGGCTGTGCCAACT GTGGGGATATATTTACCATGTTATGATATATTGCGCAATTGGATTGAAGAGTTTACAACACACAGTTCTCCTAACTTAACACCTTATGCTCCCCTAGTTGCTGGCTCGATTTCACGCTCACTAGCATGCCTAGCATGTTCTCCCATTGAGCTGGCAAGGACACGCATGCAG GCATTTAAAGAATCTCGAACTGGAGCGAGGCCACCCGGGATGTGGAGAACTTTACTTGGCGTCCTTTCACCACACAGAAGTACAAATTACATTGGGAACT TGCAAGGTTATCGTGTGCTATGGACGGGTGTGGGAGCACAACTTGCCCGTGATGTTCCTTTTTCTGCTATTTGCTGGTCAACTCTTGAGCCG ACAAGAAGAAGCTTACTTGGCCTAGTTGGCGAGGAAGGGAATGCAGCTAGTGTTCTGGGGGCCAACTTCTTAGCAGGTTTTGTTGCAGGTAGTCTTGCTGCCGCTGCTACCTGTCCTCTCGATGTAGCAAAAACACGATGTCAGATAGAA TTATCTAAACTAGTTAGTTTGGGATGCTGA
- the LOC103702939 gene encoding mitochondrial carrier protein MTM1 isoform X2, with translation MPTSEASSSSFSSSSPYRLSSSDADLGFGERAFSAAGAAVLSAILVNPLDVAKTRLQAQAAGVPYDLSQQHAIRCYPSCNPGGIHGSGSVCPPDCFQYRGTLDVFYKVIRQVGIYLPCYDILRNWIEEFTTHSSPNLTPYAPLVAGSISRSLACLACSPIELARTRMQAFKESRTGARPPGMWRTLLGVLSPHRSTNYIGNLQGYRVLWTGVGAQLARDVPFSAICWSTLEPTRRSLLGLVGEEGNAASVLGANFLAGFVAGSLAAAATCPLDVAKTRCQIEKDPAKVLKMTTRQTLAEIWRKEGVKGLFTGVRPRVGRAGPSVGIVVSFYEIVKHVLHRRHSNS, from the exons ATGCCGACATCCGAGGCCTCGTCTTCCTCCTTTTCCTCGTCGTCCCCTTACCGCTTGTCGTCCTCCGACGCCGACCTGGGCTTCGGCGAGCGAGCCTTCTCCGCTGCTGGAGCTGCCGTCCTCTCCGCGATCCTCGTGAATCCTCTCGATGTCGCTAAG ACAAGATTGCAGGCACAAGCAGCTGGAGTACCGTATGATCTTTCACAACAACATGCT ATTAGGTGTTACCCATCATGCAACCCAGGTGGAATCCATGGTTCAGGGTCTGTTTGTCCTCCTGACTGTTTTCAGTACAGGGGAACACTGGATGTATTCTACAAGGTCATTAGACAG GTGGGGATATATTTACCATGTTATGATATATTGCGCAATTGGATTGAAGAGTTTACAACACACAGTTCTCCTAACTTAACACCTTATGCTCCCCTAGTTGCTGGCTCGATTTCACGCTCACTAGCATGCCTAGCATGTTCTCCCATTGAGCTGGCAAGGACACGCATGCAG GCATTTAAAGAATCTCGAACTGGAGCGAGGCCACCCGGGATGTGGAGAACTTTACTTGGCGTCCTTTCACCACACAGAAGTACAAATTACATTGGGAACT TGCAAGGTTATCGTGTGCTATGGACGGGTGTGGGAGCACAACTTGCCCGTGATGTTCCTTTTTCTGCTATTTGCTGGTCAACTCTTGAGCCG ACAAGAAGAAGCTTACTTGGCCTAGTTGGCGAGGAAGGGAATGCAGCTAGTGTTCTGGGGGCCAACTTCTTAGCAGGTTTTGTTGCAGGTAGTCTTGCTGCCGCTGCTACCTGTCCTCTCGATGTAGCAAAAACACGATGTCAGATAGAA AAGGATCCTGCAAAGGTGCTGAAAATGACCACAAGGCAAACACTAGCTGAGATTTGGAG GAAGGAAGGAGTGAAGGGACTTTTTACAGGTGTACGGCCGCGTGTTGGGCGTGCAGGCCCATCTGTTGGAATTGTTGTATCTTTCTATGAAATTGTCAAGCATGTCCTGCATAGAAGACATTCAAACTCGTGA
- the LOC103702938 gene encoding arabinogalactan protein 41-like: MAAIPRVPFGLMAVAVLIFGIVLPAVQAQAEAPAPAPTSDGMSIDQGIAYVLMLVALILTYLIHPLDASSPYKLF; the protein is encoded by the exons ATGGCGGCGATCCCTAGAGTTCCCTTTGGTTTAATGGCCGTCGCCGTCCTCATCTTCGGCATCGTCTTGCCGGCCGTCCAGGCCCAGGCTGAGGCTCCGGCACCGGCGCCGACCAGCGATG GGATGTCGATTGACCAAGGAATTGCCTATGTGCTGATGCTGGTGGCCCTAATCCTCACCTATCTTATCCATCCCTTGGATGCTTCGTCCCCCTACAAGCTCTTCTAA
- the LOC103702939 gene encoding mitochondrial carrier protein MTM1 isoform X1, giving the protein MPTSEASSSSFSSSSPYRLSSSDADLGFGERAFSAAGAAVLSAILVNPLDVAKTRLQAQAAGVPYDLSQQHAIRCYPSCNPGGIHGSGSVCPPDCFQYRGTLDVFYKVIRQEGFARLWRGTNASLALAVPTVGIYLPCYDILRNWIEEFTTHSSPNLTPYAPLVAGSISRSLACLACSPIELARTRMQAFKESRTGARPPGMWRTLLGVLSPHRSTNYIGNLQGYRVLWTGVGAQLARDVPFSAICWSTLEPTRRSLLGLVGEEGNAASVLGANFLAGFVAGSLAAAATCPLDVAKTRCQIEKDPAKVLKMTTRQTLAEIWRKEGVKGLFTGVRPRVGRAGPSVGIVVSFYEIVKHVLHRRHSNS; this is encoded by the exons ATGCCGACATCCGAGGCCTCGTCTTCCTCCTTTTCCTCGTCGTCCCCTTACCGCTTGTCGTCCTCCGACGCCGACCTGGGCTTCGGCGAGCGAGCCTTCTCCGCTGCTGGAGCTGCCGTCCTCTCCGCGATCCTCGTGAATCCTCTCGATGTCGCTAAG ACAAGATTGCAGGCACAAGCAGCTGGAGTACCGTATGATCTTTCACAACAACATGCT ATTAGGTGTTACCCATCATGCAACCCAGGTGGAATCCATGGTTCAGGGTCTGTTTGTCCTCCTGACTGTTTTCAGTACAGGGGAACACTGGATGTATTCTACAAGGTCATTAGACAG GAAGGATTTGCTAGATTGTGGAGGGGTACAAACGCGAGCCTAGCTTTGGCTGTGCCAACT GTGGGGATATATTTACCATGTTATGATATATTGCGCAATTGGATTGAAGAGTTTACAACACACAGTTCTCCTAACTTAACACCTTATGCTCCCCTAGTTGCTGGCTCGATTTCACGCTCACTAGCATGCCTAGCATGTTCTCCCATTGAGCTGGCAAGGACACGCATGCAG GCATTTAAAGAATCTCGAACTGGAGCGAGGCCACCCGGGATGTGGAGAACTTTACTTGGCGTCCTTTCACCACACAGAAGTACAAATTACATTGGGAACT TGCAAGGTTATCGTGTGCTATGGACGGGTGTGGGAGCACAACTTGCCCGTGATGTTCCTTTTTCTGCTATTTGCTGGTCAACTCTTGAGCCG ACAAGAAGAAGCTTACTTGGCCTAGTTGGCGAGGAAGGGAATGCAGCTAGTGTTCTGGGGGCCAACTTCTTAGCAGGTTTTGTTGCAGGTAGTCTTGCTGCCGCTGCTACCTGTCCTCTCGATGTAGCAAAAACACGATGTCAGATAGAA AAGGATCCTGCAAAGGTGCTGAAAATGACCACAAGGCAAACACTAGCTGAGATTTGGAG GAAGGAAGGAGTGAAGGGACTTTTTACAGGTGTACGGCCGCGTGTTGGGCGTGCAGGCCCATCTGTTGGAATTGTTGTATCTTTCTATGAAATTGTCAAGCATGTCCTGCATAGAAGACATTCAAACTCGTGA